In Leptospira harrisiae, a genomic segment contains:
- a CDS encoding phosphoglycerate kinase produces MKLPLLEEQNLKGKRVFVRVDFNVPVENGKATDRTRIEKTLPTLELLISKGAKIILGSHLGRPKGGPEAKYSMKPVFDVLTTLVKTKVSFSDSVIGAGVVKMSNELGEGEILLLENLRFHKEEEENAPGFCKELAKLADVYVNDAFGTAHRAHASTEGVAHLLPAFAGLLMRKEIEVLSGLLARPERPFVAIVGGSKVSSKFAILKNLLEKVDHLLIGGGMAYTFLKSRAVPVGKSLVEPDFESQAFQLIDRAGIQGVDLQIPVDHIIADAFDPNAKTKSVDKMGILDGWMGMDIGPKTIDNYIKAIKEAKTILWNGPMGVFEMDKFSKGTIEIAKAISKSKAKTVVGGGDSIAAVNKAGVADKITHISTGGGASLEFLEGRTLPGVQCLLPKEEK; encoded by the coding sequence ATGAAATTACCTCTTCTAGAAGAACAAAATCTAAAAGGAAAACGAGTCTTTGTTCGTGTGGACTTCAATGTCCCTGTGGAAAACGGAAAAGCTACGGACAGGACTCGGATTGAAAAAACCCTCCCTACTTTGGAATTACTCATTTCCAAAGGGGCAAAGATCATTCTTGGAAGTCACTTAGGTCGCCCCAAAGGCGGCCCTGAGGCAAAATATTCCATGAAACCTGTGTTTGATGTTCTTACTACCCTAGTCAAAACCAAAGTTAGTTTCTCTGACTCTGTGATTGGTGCCGGTGTAGTGAAGATGTCAAATGAACTTGGGGAAGGCGAAATCCTCCTTTTAGAAAACCTTCGTTTCCACAAGGAAGAAGAGGAAAATGCACCTGGGTTCTGTAAGGAACTGGCAAAACTGGCTGATGTATATGTGAACGATGCTTTCGGAACTGCCCATAGAGCCCATGCCTCCACAGAAGGTGTGGCTCACCTTCTCCCTGCTTTTGCAGGACTTCTGATGCGTAAAGAAATTGAAGTTTTAAGTGGACTCCTTGCAAGACCAGAACGCCCTTTTGTGGCGATTGTGGGTGGATCCAAGGTAAGTTCCAAATTTGCTATTTTAAAGAACCTACTGGAAAAAGTAGATCATCTACTCATCGGCGGAGGGATGGCTTATACCTTCCTCAAATCGAGAGCGGTTCCTGTGGGGAAATCTCTTGTGGAACCAGACTTTGAATCCCAAGCCTTCCAACTCATTGACCGAGCGGGAATCCAAGGGGTCGACCTTCAAATTCCAGTAGATCATATCATTGCGGATGCCTTTGATCCCAATGCCAAAACCAAGTCGGTTGATAAAATGGGAATCCTTGATGGATGGATGGGAATGGACATTGGTCCGAAAACCATCGACAATTATATAAAAGCCATCAAAGAAGCCAAAACCATCCTCTGGAATGGACCAATGGGAGTTTTCGAAATGGACAAATTCTCTAAGGGAACCATTGAAATCGCCAAGGCTATCAGTAAATCCAAGGCCAAAACCGTTGTGGGCGGTGGCGATTCCATTGCCGCAGTAAACAAAGCAGGGGTCGCAGACAAAATCACTCATATTTCCACAGGTGGTGGAGCCTCTCTAGAATTTTTAGAAGGACGAACTCTACCAGGTGTGCAATGTTTACTCCCGA